In one Vibrio sp. CB1-14 genomic region, the following are encoded:
- a CDS encoding protein disulfide oxidoreductase — protein MTKPTGWKHTLIKWSKELVSIFILITLVSLAIDWYRSLNMPQGDAPAIHAMTLDSVPVDIITQSHEEPVVLYFWATWCGACKLVSPTVDWFSNHYQVVSVALSSGSDERVHRYMQAKDYEFPVINDSNGLISRQWNISVTPTIAVIYKGKIENISTGVTTPMGLWLRIFSAQ, from the coding sequence ATGACTAAACCTACTGGATGGAAACACACACTCATAAAGTGGAGTAAAGAGCTTGTCAGTATCTTCATCCTGATAACGCTTGTGTCACTAGCCATCGATTGGTATCGAAGCCTGAACATGCCGCAAGGAGATGCTCCTGCTATCCACGCAATGACTTTGGATAGCGTACCGGTCGACATTATCACCCAAAGTCACGAAGAGCCTGTCGTACTCTATTTTTGGGCAACTTGGTGCGGGGCATGCAAACTAGTAAGCCCTACAGTGGATTGGTTTTCCAACCACTATCAAGTGGTATCCGTAGCACTGTCTTCAGGATCCGATGAGCGTGTCCATCGATATATGCAGGCGAAGGACTATGAGTTTCCTGTCATCAACGATTCAAATGGCTTAATAAGTCGCCAGTGGAATATCAGCGTCACACCAACTATTGCTGTCATCTACAAAGGCAAAATTGAAAACATCTCGACAGGCGTGACAACGCCAATGGGATTGTGGCTAAGAATTTTCTCTGCTCAGTAA
- a CDS encoding LysR family transcriptional regulator, translating into MNPYSNIPYSHNALKVFEAVARLMSFTMAAKELHVTQSAVSRQVKQLEDELNASLVIRGHRSIQLTLKGQALYEVLGRNYAALQSLLDSWKEPDASKIVIRAALSFATRALLPKIQQLNERFPSYEIAVIPVIDEEESLGKGDYDLFVFTTRNSANYENDPEIFFMREEYMAPVCTQQLIGDRRDIAHLLTLPRLHPTLDHLDWRSWLNKIHHTDRSVPRNSTFFTLDLTLSACLSGHGVAVTDLLLALPELEREYLVCPENARIHSSGWRYFCHQRTQSPIVEELVDWLKQETVEELRKLQQLSERHGWGPIRG; encoded by the coding sequence ATGAACCCATATTCGAATATTCCTTACTCACATAATGCTCTAAAAGTGTTTGAAGCTGTTGCGAGGCTTATGAGCTTTACGATGGCGGCGAAAGAACTGCACGTCACGCAGAGCGCTGTGAGCCGGCAAGTTAAGCAGCTTGAGGATGAGCTCAATGCATCTTTGGTTATTCGTGGTCACCGTTCAATACAACTCACGTTAAAAGGGCAGGCGTTGTATGAAGTGCTGGGCAGAAACTATGCGGCATTGCAGTCATTGCTAGACTCTTGGAAGGAACCGGACGCTAGTAAAATCGTTATACGAGCCGCACTGAGTTTCGCAACACGTGCTTTGCTACCAAAAATACAGCAGTTGAATGAACGTTTTCCCAGCTATGAAATCGCCGTCATTCCGGTGATTGATGAGGAGGAGAGCTTAGGGAAAGGGGACTATGATCTGTTTGTATTCACTACGCGCAACAGTGCAAACTACGAGAATGACCCTGAGATATTCTTCATGCGCGAGGAATACATGGCGCCAGTGTGCACCCAGCAGTTGATAGGGGATAGACGTGATATTGCGCATCTGCTAACGCTACCAAGGCTGCATCCAACCCTGGATCATCTTGATTGGCGATCTTGGCTTAATAAGATCCATCACACAGACAGAAGCGTGCCCCGAAACTCCACCTTTTTCACGCTTGATCTTACACTTAGTGCTTGTCTATCGGGCCATGGTGTCGCAGTTACCGATCTTCTGCTCGCATTGCCTGAACTTGAGCGAGAGTACTTAGTCTGTCCTGAGAACGCTCGAATACATTCAAGCGGTTGGCGATACTTTTGCCATCAACGTACCCAGTCCCCCATCGTAGAAGAGCTGGTGGATTGGCTGAAACAGGAAACAGTCGAAGAGCTCAGAAAGCTTCAGCAGCTTTCTGAGCGACATGGTTGGGGACCGATTAGAGGTTAA
- the hutZ gene encoding heme utilization protein HutZ encodes MDQQVKQERLQGRLGPEIKEFRQERKTIQLATVDQEGRPNVSYAPFVQNQDGYFVLISQIARHARNLEQNPNVSLMMIEDETESKQLFARKRLTFDAVASVVARDTEQWKLVVSQMKERFGEIIDGLSQLEDFVLFNLKAEHGLFVKGFGQAYQVSGDDLVDFVHLQEGHRKVADSEA; translated from the coding sequence ATGGATCAACAAGTTAAGCAAGAGCGCCTACAAGGACGTCTAGGCCCGGAAATTAAAGAATTTCGTCAAGAGCGTAAAACCATACAACTAGCCACGGTTGACCAAGAAGGTCGCCCAAATGTCAGCTACGCACCGTTTGTACAAAATCAAGATGGCTATTTTGTTTTGATTTCTCAAATCGCACGTCATGCGCGTAACTTAGAGCAAAACCCGAATGTATCTTTAATGATGATTGAAGATGAAACGGAGAGTAAGCAGCTGTTTGCAAGAAAGCGTCTGACCTTTGATGCCGTTGCCTCAGTTGTGGCGCGTGATACAGAACAATGGAAGTTAGTTGTTAGCCAAATGAAAGAACGCTTTGGCGAAATCATTGATGGATTAAGTCAGCTCGAAGACTTCGTTTTATTCAATTTGAAAGCGGAGCATGGTCTGTTTGTTAAAGGCTTTGGCCAAGCTTATCAAGTGTCTGGCGATGATCTTGTCGACTTTGTTCACCTTCAAGAAGGTCACCGCAAAGTAGCAGATTCTGAAGCTTAA
- the hutX gene encoding heme utilization cystosolic carrier protein HutX: MTTELKQNVANILETEPSLLPAAIAEQLGVSERDVVCAMPEEMVAFENGNVAQDILESITTWGPVTTIVHSFGSIFEVKAPFPKGKVARGYYNLMGKEGELHGHLKLDLIKTVALVSKPFMGNESYYFGFFDEAGNNVFKIYLGRDKKRVLLPEQVDNFKALQQKLRG, encoded by the coding sequence ATGACAACTGAATTGAAGCAAAATGTTGCAAATATCTTGGAAACTGAACCATCACTATTGCCAGCTGCTATCGCAGAACAACTGGGAGTGAGTGAGCGTGATGTAGTTTGTGCAATGCCTGAAGAAATGGTGGCATTCGAAAACGGGAATGTTGCACAAGACATTCTAGAATCAATTACTACGTGGGGACCAGTGACTACGATTGTGCATTCGTTTGGCTCTATCTTTGAAGTTAAAGCTCCATTCCCGAAGGGCAAAGTAGCGCGTGGCTACTACAACCTGATGGGTAAAGAGGGCGAGCTACATGGCCACTTGAAGCTAGATCTGATTAAAACAGTAGCTTTGGTTAGTAAACCTTTCATGGGTAATGAGAGCTACTATTTTGGTTTCTTTGATGAAGCAGGAAACAACGTATTCAAGATTTACCTAGGTAGAGATAAAAAGCGCGTACTATTACCAGAACAGGTAGACAACTTTAAGGCACTGCAACAAAAATTGCGTGGCTAG
- the hutW gene encoding heme anaerobic degradation radical SAM methyltransferase ChuW/HutW → MKIDLSQLDESHLGVNTPDPLRFAFGKKTSPHAGGMAVPIQSERYEGLFKDLTAQTTSRSKKRCLYIHIPFCRVRCTFCNFFQNASSRRLVDDYFEALMKEIEIKSKLEWTQSGLFHAVYIGGGTPTDLSPEQVRKLGKAIHASFPLATDCEITLEGRTNRFSEEMFDNALEGGFNRFSFGVQSFDTKVRRSAKRLDDREVVMERLSQLAVRDEAPIIIDLLYGLPYQTLEVFKQDLKDYMETGAHGVDLYQLVVGGSAPMIGLVEKGRSEAPATSAEKAAMYNLGVDFMNKHFVKQLSVNHWARDNRERSQYNSVAKTFAEVLPLGAGAGGNIGGYGMMHHRTLEAYMDAMRSGKTTVAMMSKQSRYEPVLASLKAGFDSGVVRRSMLVNFEGENTFDLLTPLFEIWEQNGLVELHEDYLVLTVAGSFWSVTLAQGAIAAINTMIKDKPQMPKGMGRPHAMQAQKHHKAKTNAA, encoded by the coding sequence ATGAAAATTGATTTAAGTCAACTCGATGAGTCACATTTAGGGGTAAATACCCCAGATCCATTGCGATTTGCATTCGGAAAGAAGACCTCACCCCATGCGGGTGGTATGGCCGTACCAATCCAATCGGAACGATACGAAGGCTTGTTTAAAGACTTAACCGCTCAGACAACCTCTCGCAGTAAAAAACGTTGCTTGTACATTCATATTCCATTTTGTCGTGTTCGTTGCACTTTTTGTAACTTTTTCCAGAATGCTTCAAGTCGTCGATTGGTCGATGACTATTTCGAAGCTCTTATGAAAGAGATTGAAATCAAATCAAAGCTAGAGTGGACCCAAAGTGGATTATTTCATGCTGTCTATATTGGCGGGGGTACGCCAACAGACTTATCTCCCGAGCAGGTGCGTAAGCTAGGGAAAGCTATTCATGCCTCTTTCCCTCTAGCGACTGACTGCGAAATTACCCTTGAAGGGCGCACCAACCGTTTCAGTGAAGAGATGTTTGATAACGCACTTGAAGGTGGCTTCAATCGCTTTTCGTTTGGTGTTCAGAGCTTTGATACTAAAGTGAGAAGAAGTGCTAAACGTCTTGATGATCGAGAAGTCGTTATGGAGCGACTCTCTCAACTAGCGGTACGCGATGAGGCGCCAATCATTATAGATCTGCTCTATGGACTTCCTTATCAAACACTTGAAGTATTTAAACAAGATCTCAAGGATTACATGGAAACAGGCGCTCACGGTGTCGACTTATACCAATTGGTGGTGGGTGGATCGGCGCCAATGATTGGATTAGTTGAAAAAGGGCGCTCTGAAGCACCAGCAACATCCGCTGAAAAGGCCGCTATGTACAACCTTGGCGTCGACTTCATGAATAAGCATTTCGTGAAGCAGTTAAGCGTGAATCACTGGGCAAGAGATAATCGAGAGCGCAGTCAATATAACAGCGTTGCAAAAACATTTGCCGAAGTATTGCCTTTAGGGGCAGGAGCAGGTGGCAACATAGGCGGCTATGGAATGATGCACCATCGAACGCTAGAAGCTTATATGGACGCGATGCGTTCAGGTAAAACAACCGTAGCAATGATGAGCAAGCAAAGTCGCTATGAGCCAGTGTTGGCAAGCCTTAAAGCCGGTTTCGATAGCGGCGTTGTGCGCAGAAGCATGTTGGTGAACTTTGAAGGTGAGAATACCTTTGATCTACTCACGCCTCTGTTTGAAATTTGGGAACAAAATGGGCTCGTTGAATTGCATGAGGACTACCTTGTTCTTACCGTTGCTGGCTCTTTTTGGTCTGTAACCTTGGCACAAGGTGCTATCGCTGCAATCAACACAATGATTAAAGATAAACCACAGATGCCAAAAGGTATGGGTCGTCCACATGCCATGCAGGCTCAAAAACATCACAAAGCAAAAACAAACGCTGCATAG